A section of the Phaseolus vulgaris cultivar G19833 chromosome 8, P. vulgaris v2.0, whole genome shotgun sequence genome encodes:
- the LOC137826386 gene encoding UDP-glycosyltransferase 83A1-like has protein sequence MGIPHFLLIPYPSVGHVNPLMQLSHVLARHGCKITFLNTEFNHKRANTGGDDELDNPKEPQIKFVTLPDGLGPEDDRNDPKKVIFSLKTHMPDMLPKLIQVINALHVNNKITCIVVTINMGWALEVGHKLGIKGALLWPASATSLATCDCIPKLIHDGILDSDGNPVEKKEIQLYPNMPMMDTANFPWCGLDKTVIHHIAQEMQTVKLGEWWLCNTAYNLEPAAFSISPRFLPIGPLMATDSNKSSLCQGDTTCLDWLDHQPPQSVIYVAFGSAGVIDEKQFKELGLGLDLLNKPFLWVVNPCNNNRENTSHSDEFHGSKGRIVNWAPQKKILNHPAIACFVSHCGWNSSIEGVCGGVPFLCWPLVKDQFVNKSYICDVWKVGLRLDKDENGLVSKGEIKKKVEQLLADEGIKARSLKLKELTLNNVVEGGHSSKNLKSFISWAE, from the exons ATGGGAATCCCTCACTTTCTACTGATTCCATATCCAAGTGTAGGACATGTGAATCCCCTTATGCAGTTGTCTCATGTTCTTGCCAGACATGGCTGCAAGATCACTTTTTTAAACACAGAGTTCAACCACAAACGAGCAAATACAGGAGGTGATGATGAACTGGACAACCCCAAGGAACCCCAGATAAAGTTTGTGACGCTCCCAGATGGTTTGGGCCCTGAAGATGACAGAAATGATCCCAAGAAAGTTATTTTCTCACTCAAAACTCACATGCCTGATATGCTTCCCAAACTCATTCAAGTTATCAATGCATTGCATGTTAACAATAAGATCACTTGCATTGTTGTCACAATCAATATGGGTTGGGCCCTCGAAGTTGGTCACAAATTGGGAATTAAAGGAGCTCTTTTGTGGCCTGCATCTGCCACTTCGTTGGCCACATGTGATTGCATTCCAAAGTTGATTCATGATGGAATCCTAGATTCAGATG GAAACCCTgttgaaaagaaagaaattcaACTCTACCCAAATATGCCAATGATGGACACAGCAAACTTTCCATGGTGTGGCCTAGATAAGACTGTCATTCATCATATTGCACAAGAGATGCAGACTGTTAAGTTAGGAGAATGGTGGCTTTGCAACACAGCATATAATCTTGAGCCTGCTGCATTTTCCATATCACCACGGTTCCTACCTATTGGTCCATTGATGGCAACTGACAGCAACAAAAGTTCACTCTGCCAAGGAGACACAACTTGCTTAGATTGGCTAGATCATCAGCCACCTCAATCTGTTATATATGTTGCCTTTGGTAGTGCGGGAGTTATTGATGAAAAACAATTCAAGGAATTGGGTCTTGGACTTGATTTACTTAACAAGCCTTTTCTTTGGGTTGTGAATCCTTGTAACAATAACAGGGAAAACACTTCACACTCTGATGAATTCCATGGAAGTAAAGGCAGAATTGTGAACTGGGCACCACAGAAGAAGATATTGAACCACCCTGCCATAGCTTGCTTCGTTAGTCACTGTGGTTGGAATTCTAGCATAGAAGGTGTATGTGGTGGCGTCCCTTTCTTGTGTTGGCCATTAGTAAAGGATCAGTTTGTTAACAAGTCATATATTTGTGATGTGTGGAAAGTTGGACTGAGATTAGACAAGGATGAGAATGGATTAGTGTCGAAGGGAGAGATAAAGAAGAAGGTGGAGCAACTGCTTGCTGATGAAGGCATAAAAGCAAGGTCGTTGAAACTGAAGGAATTGACCCTGAATAACGTAGTAGAAGGTGGTCACTCTTCAAAGAATCTGAAAAGCTTTATCAGCTGGGCAGAGTAA
- the LOC137824206 gene encoding magnesium transporter MRS2-3-like: protein MESKFRMLKRDVEERQMATEILKKEGEVEVREWLLFDGKGEMELVEAGKDAIMRRTGLSACDLGKLLDPLLSYPSILLGRERAIIINLEHVKAIITAKEFFLLNSGDPSITPFVHEFQAWILRHYQGSSSSKHYVHTDPDSDPDHNHDTDAIKILPFEFVALESCLEASSSVLENETKTLEQEAHSALDKLTSKISTLILNWKRLNQIKISRHH from the exons ATGGAAAGTAAATTTAGGATGTTGAAGAGAGATGTGGAGGAGAGACAGATGGCGACTGAGATTCTGAAGAAGGAAGGCGAAGTGGAAGTGAGGGAATGGCTGTTGTTCGACGGGAAAGGAGAGATGGAGTTGGTGGAGGCAGGGAAGGATGCCATCATGAGGCGCACCGGCCTCTCCGCCTGTGATCTCGGCAAATTATTGGACCCACTCCTCTCCTACCCTTCCATCCTTCTTGGCCGTGAGAGAGCCATCATCATCAACTTGGAGCACGTCAAGGCTATAATCACTGCTAAAGAGTTTTTCCTCCTCAACTCAGGTGACCCCTCCATCACTCCTTTCGTCCACGAGTTCCAAGCCTGGATACTCCGCCACTACCAGGGCTCCTCTTCTTCCAAACACTACGTCCACACCGACCCTGATTCCGACCCCGACCATAACCACGATACCGACGCAATCAAGATTCTCCCGTTTGAGTTCGTAGCACTTGAGAGCTGCCTTGAAGCCTCCAGTAGCGTATTGGAGAACGAG ACAAAGACGCTAGAGCAGGAGGCTCATTCCGCCTTGGACAAGCTCACGTCCAAGATCAGTACCCTCATCCTTAATTGGAAACGCCTTAATCAAATCAAGATTAGTCGACATCATTGA